The following are encoded together in the Panthera leo isolate Ple1 chromosome B4, P.leo_Ple1_pat1.1, whole genome shotgun sequence genome:
- the LOC122224293 gene encoding serine-threonine kinase receptor-associated protein — protein sequence MAMRQTPLTCSGHTRPVVDLAFSGITPYGYFLISACKDGKPMLRQGDTGDWIGTFLGHKGAVWGATLNKDATKAATAAADFTAKVWDAVSGDELMTLAHKHIVKTVDFTQDSNYLLTGGQDKLLRIYDLNKPEAEPKEISGHTSGIKKALWCSEDKQILSADDKTVRLWDHATMTEVKSLNFNMSVSSMEYIPEGEILVITYGRSIAFHSAVSLDPIKSFEAPATINSASLHPEKEFLVAGGEDFKLYKYDYNSGEELESYKGHFGPIHCVRFSPDGELYASGSEDGTLRLWQTVVGKTYGLWKCVLPEEDSGELAKPKISFPETTEEELEEIASENSDSIYSSTPEVKA from the exons ATGGCAATGAGGCAGACTCCGCTCACCTGCTCGGGCCACACGCGGCCTGTGGTTGATTTGGCCTTCAGTGGCATCACGCCCTATGGCTATTTCTTAATCAGCGCTTGCAAAG aTGGGAAGCCTATGCTACGTCAGGGAGATACAGGAGACTGGATTGGAACATTTTTGGGTCATAAGGGTGCTGTTTGGGGTGCAACATTGAATAAGGATGCCACCAAAGCAGCTACAGCAGCTGCGGATTTCACTGC CAAAGTGTGGGATGCTGTCTCAGGAGATGAATTGATGACGCTGGCTCATAAACACATTGTCAAGACTGTGGATTTTACGCAG gatAGTAATTACTTATTAACCGGGGGACAGGATAAACTGTTACGCATATATGATTTGAACAAACCTGAAGCAG AACCTAAGGAAATCAGTGGTCACACTTCTGGTATTAAAAAAGCTTTATGGTGCAGTGAGGATAAACAGATTCTTTCAGCTGATGATAAAACTGTCCG CCTTTGGGATCATGCTACTATGACAGAAGTGAAGTCTCTAAATTTTAATATGTCTGTTAGCAGTATGGAATATATTCCTGAGGGAGAGATCTTGGTAATAACTTATGGACGATCTATTGCTTTTCATAGTGCAGTAAG tttggACCCAATTAAATCCTTTGAAGCTCCTGCAACCATCAATTCTGCATCTCTTCATCCTGAGAAAGAATTTCTTGTTGCAGGTGGTGAAGACTTTAAACTTTATAAGTATGATTATAATAGTGGAGAAGAATTAG AATCCTACAAAGGACACTTTGGTCCTATTCACTGTGTGAGATTTAGTCCTGATGGAGAACTTTATGCCAGTGGTTCTGAAGATGGAACATTGAGACTATGGCAGACTGTGGTAGGAAAAACATACGGCCTTTGGAAATGTGTGCTTCCTG AAGAAGATAGTGGTGAGCTGGCAAAGCCAAAGATCAGTTTTCCAGAGACAACAGAAGAGGAGCTAG aAGAAATTGCTTCAGAGAACTCAGATTCCATCTATAGTTCAACTCCTGAAGTTAAGGCCTGA